A genomic segment from Streptomyces antibioticus encodes:
- a CDS encoding MarR family winged helix-turn-helix transcriptional regulator: protein MTPPPRPAATPVEALSAMDDLIAASMVGQQEMAQRLGLNVTDLTCFAYVLQAGEHLLTAGELATRVQVTTGAVTGILNRLERAGYVTRRPDPHDRRRVRVAAEPTAVARVHALYQPYYDRLNTLFADYTPAEIAVLTDWFTRATALAHTYRRELRVQDGTGTP, encoded by the coding sequence ATGACACCCCCGCCCCGCCCCGCCGCCACTCCCGTAGAAGCGCTGTCGGCGATGGACGACCTGATCGCGGCCAGCATGGTCGGCCAGCAGGAGATGGCCCAGCGCCTCGGCCTGAACGTCACCGACCTGACCTGCTTCGCCTACGTCCTCCAGGCCGGCGAACACCTCCTGACCGCCGGCGAACTGGCGACCCGGGTCCAGGTCACGACCGGCGCGGTGACCGGCATCCTCAACCGCCTCGAACGCGCCGGCTACGTCACCCGCCGCCCCGACCCCCACGACCGCCGCCGCGTCCGCGTGGCCGCCGAACCCACCGCGGTCGCCCGCGTCCACGCCCTCTACCAGCCGTACTACGACCGCCTCAACACCCTCTTCGCCGACTACACCCCGGCCGAGATCGCGGTCCTCACCGACTGGTTCACCCGCGCGACGGCCCTGGCCCACACCTACCGCCGCGAACTCCGCGTCCAGGACGGGACGGGCACTCCCTAG
- a CDS encoding signal protein, translating to MKIKTGRVALTAMVLMALVGCERGRAEGSENSTSPASGAQSSTQAGLSPEDLQSRWWTWALSEPVGTNPVADEDGSDCERNQPSDVWFLAGTFGTQAKRTCSVPEGVPVAFPLVNLMGEPTDCAIFMNSANGSAVLDGEEVDSETSLGESISVQSVALNPVTGTDGRFTTTGCGLWVQLPPLKPGNHTLTIRGRAQDFAVDVDYSLTVGAA from the coding sequence GTGAAGATCAAGACCGGCAGAGTGGCACTCACGGCCATGGTCCTTATGGCACTGGTGGGATGCGAGCGTGGGCGGGCCGAGGGATCAGAGAACTCGACATCTCCGGCTTCAGGCGCACAGTCGTCGACGCAAGCCGGTCTCTCTCCTGAGGATCTGCAGAGCCGATGGTGGACGTGGGCGCTGTCGGAACCTGTGGGCACCAACCCGGTCGCTGACGAGGACGGCAGCGATTGTGAGCGTAACCAGCCGTCAGACGTGTGGTTTCTGGCGGGCACCTTCGGCACTCAGGCCAAGCGCACGTGCAGCGTCCCCGAAGGGGTCCCCGTCGCGTTTCCCCTGGTGAACCTGATGGGTGAGCCGACGGACTGCGCGATCTTCATGAACTCGGCCAACGGGTCCGCCGTCCTGGACGGCGAGGAGGTCGACTCGGAGACCAGCCTAGGAGAGTCGATCTCCGTGCAGAGCGTCGCCCTCAACCCCGTCACAGGCACGGACGGGCGCTTCACGACCACCGGGTGCGGCCTCTGGGTCCAGTTGCCCCCACTGAAGCCCGGGAACCACACCCTGACTATTCGTGGTCGGGCACAGGACTTCGCGGTTGATGTGGACTACTCCTTGACCGTGGGTGCCGCGTAG
- a CDS encoding SSI family serine proteinase inhibitor, producing MFQVVPVRRVLVSMYAAGVAATAVVVGAGPAAPSGAGAAYAAPPPVRDEDRVQDLRGDRLVVTVRRAGGGADGTFEVVCRPGPGHGSHPDAGGACRAVERNTRWGRDPFAPAPADGVCTMRYGGPATARVTGRWAGRPVDAVFDRSDGCAIERWDRFVPLLPDLRRAPHPLDDFRR from the coding sequence ATGTTCCAGGTCGTCCCGGTGCGCCGGGTTCTCGTCAGCATGTATGCGGCCGGCGTCGCCGCCACCGCCGTCGTCGTCGGCGCCGGGCCGGCCGCGCCCTCGGGCGCCGGTGCCGCGTACGCCGCGCCGCCGCCCGTCCGTGACGAGGACCGGGTCCAGGATCTCCGCGGCGACCGTCTCGTCGTGACCGTTCGGCGCGCCGGCGGTGGCGCCGACGGGACCTTCGAGGTGGTGTGCCGGCCGGGTCCCGGGCACGGCAGCCATCCGGACGCGGGCGGCGCCTGCCGTGCCGTGGAGCGGAACACCCGCTGGGGGCGGGACCCCTTCGCGCCCGCGCCCGCCGACGGGGTCTGCACCATGCGGTACGGCGGTCCCGCCACCGCCCGTGTCACCGGGCGCTGGGCCGGTCGGCCGGTGGACGCGGTCTTCGACCGCAGCGACGGGTGCGCGATCGAGCGGTGGGACCGGTTCGTACCCCTTCTGCCCGATCTGCGCCGGGCGCCGCATCCTCTCGACGACTTCCGCCGATGA
- a CDS encoding hybrid sensor histidine kinase/response regulator, which translates to MSSRPSRGAARLAAILDALPDALVLVNANGTVVNANTIALEAFETPGTALVGRGLLDLLPQFDSKLIPGSMRRPDHMDPRGRTKPTRMVARRTDGSEFPVEVTSANLENGQQAYDGYGYAADELLMLVVRDLSGTVDTEAELARSQRQTEMILRAASEGVVGTDTDGRIVLVNPAAAQILGYRASDLGAKELHTLVLHSRADGSPFPYDESPLADTLRSGRKHRVRGQVLWSKSGDKVSVDLTTAPVRDGDQLVGAVMTFTDRRPFDALAEEKDTVEQRHAEELERLSEEHASDLTALRQKHVTELEELREKHEEELAAGEERYAALGEREKDRHDALAARYDQLLSLLATSLRGPLDELRRELATLAADDAGQLWPEANQVLHHLSAGYARITTLIDNVLGYQRLDAGGEAIVRTKVMLDAVVAAGVDGAVELIGPGRVQFAVHAPPIEAEVDARLLATALAHLVADVAGVDATGNAPVSAGGYMDNTVVVAAAQRGEVVRIEVRGPYTGGDPVHEPIVRGIVRAHGGVLQTHEVPGMSGSAFVLEVPLGGGAGAVPPPAPAALPALAGGSDPAVPADGAPDQGHGRRRARRSSVDAFLDGEVPGTAADAGGDADGAVPTGRRRRRAQAAGETAAELPALPEAAAAAGAGASAEEGASGGTGRRRGRPAEGANADAGAGVSEGAVMTAAEHAAGTAASGTGLGGTVPPQGVPVPAPAPAPAPQPQPQPQQHALPPALPAVASTDTDEGQPTGRRRRALAAASERAAAAEAGPRAVFALPPAQADRPAEGQPGAVPGAVPGAVPGASAPLPAQAQAQAQAPAAAAQPQIPAQAAPMPVPAAQMPVPAQIPPGALPMPGPSDDARIDHGRHDAAAPGQADDHTPPQPHPTTAPTGRRRRAVAMPGEAAEATGAVSGPTAVPAQAHGQAPTPTQDAVGQPVPAGTAMPAAHPLPAAQPAPVPAQGQPLPAEAPSAATPAPKPPTSTPSTGTPLPPEAVAAPRVAQPLPAAAPMDPNSTQGRAISVRTLGQGVPFTRQAAQVQQAQPQAQATTTPAPHSPSGSGRRRKLGTPPDPTATAAPRQEQPSAQAHPQTARPHPSAEQPVAVPPQAPLPPQPSLAGQARLVPGGPATEGAGRSYAIGAPDENAAEGPEPLDGPGGAVEVADPPRPVPMDDELPPEPLDNPRRLLVWPAPDVPTQQALSDRGYRPVIVHSREEVDAQIAAFPAALFVDPLTGPITRTALQSLRQAAVAAEVPVMVTAGLGQATREAAYGADPAVLLKALAPRDSEQHPPRVLLVEEHAEIALALTSTLERRGMQVARAASDADAVALAGQLRPNLVVMDLMQVHRGQAGILDWLRANGQLNRTPLVVYTAAVDPADLPRLASGETVLFLAERSTSAEVQSRIVDLLSRISTN; encoded by the coding sequence GTGAGCAGCAGGCCATCCCGAGGCGCTGCTCGCCTCGCAGCCATACTCGATGCCCTTCCCGACGCGTTGGTGCTGGTCAACGCGAACGGGACCGTCGTCAACGCGAACACCATCGCGCTGGAGGCGTTCGAGACCCCGGGTACGGCGCTGGTGGGGCGGGGCCTGCTCGATCTGCTCCCGCAGTTCGACTCCAAGCTGATCCCGGGCTCCATGCGGCGGCCCGACCACATGGACCCGCGCGGCCGGACCAAGCCGACCCGCATGGTCGCCCGGCGCACCGACGGCTCCGAGTTCCCCGTCGAGGTCACCAGCGCGAACCTGGAGAACGGCCAGCAGGCGTACGACGGCTACGGCTACGCCGCTGACGAGCTGCTGATGCTCGTCGTGCGCGATCTGTCCGGGACCGTGGACACCGAGGCCGAGCTGGCGCGTTCGCAGCGGCAGACCGAAATGATCCTGCGGGCCGCGTCCGAGGGCGTCGTCGGCACCGACACGGACGGGCGGATCGTCCTGGTCAACCCGGCCGCCGCGCAGATCCTCGGCTACCGGGCCAGCGATCTCGGCGCCAAGGAACTCCACACCCTCGTCCTGCACTCCCGCGCCGACGGCTCGCCCTTCCCCTACGACGAGTCGCCGCTCGCCGACACCCTGCGCTCCGGGCGCAAGCACCGGGTGCGCGGGCAGGTGCTGTGGTCCAAGAGCGGGGACAAGGTCTCCGTCGATCTGACGACCGCCCCCGTGCGCGACGGCGACCAGCTCGTCGGCGCGGTGATGACCTTCACCGACCGGCGGCCGTTCGACGCCCTCGCCGAGGAGAAGGACACCGTCGAGCAGCGGCACGCCGAGGAGCTGGAACGACTCTCCGAGGAGCACGCCTCCGACCTGACCGCGCTGCGCCAGAAGCACGTCACCGAGCTGGAGGAGCTGCGCGAGAAGCACGAGGAGGAGCTGGCGGCGGGCGAAGAGCGCTACGCCGCCCTTGGGGAGCGGGAGAAGGACCGGCACGACGCGCTCGCCGCGCGCTACGACCAGCTCCTCAGCCTCCTCGCCACCTCCCTGCGCGGCCCGCTCGACGAGCTGCGCCGTGAGCTGGCCACGCTCGCCGCGGACGACGCCGGGCAGCTCTGGCCCGAGGCCAACCAGGTCCTGCACCACCTCTCCGCCGGGTACGCGCGGATCACGACCCTCATCGACAACGTCCTCGGCTACCAGCGGCTCGACGCCGGCGGCGAGGCGATCGTCCGCACGAAGGTGATGCTGGACGCCGTCGTGGCCGCCGGTGTCGACGGCGCCGTGGAACTGATCGGGCCGGGGCGGGTGCAGTTCGCCGTCCACGCGCCGCCGATCGAGGCCGAGGTCGACGCCCGGCTGCTGGCGACCGCGCTGGCGCATCTCGTCGCGGACGTCGCGGGGGTCGACGCCACCGGCAACGCGCCCGTCTCGGCGGGCGGTTACATGGACAACACGGTCGTCGTCGCGGCCGCCCAGCGCGGTGAGGTCGTCCGCATCGAGGTGCGCGGCCCTTACACCGGCGGCGACCCGGTGCACGAGCCGATCGTGCGCGGGATCGTGCGCGCGCACGGCGGTGTGCTCCAGACGCACGAGGTGCCGGGCATGAGCGGCAGCGCGTTCGTGCTGGAGGTGCCGTTGGGCGGTGGCGCGGGGGCCGTCCCGCCTCCGGCGCCCGCCGCACTGCCGGCCCTCGCCGGGGGTTCGGACCCCGCGGTCCCCGCGGACGGGGCTCCCGATCAGGGCCACGGGCGGCGCCGGGCGCGCCGTTCCTCCGTCGACGCCTTCCTGGACGGCGAGGTCCCGGGTACGGCGGCCGACGCGGGCGGGGACGCGGACGGTGCCGTTCCGACCGGACGGCGGCGCAGGCGTGCGCAGGCCGCCGGGGAGACGGCCGCCGAGCTGCCCGCACTGCCGGAGGCCGCCGCCGCAGCCGGGGCGGGGGCCTCGGCCGAGGAGGGCGCGTCCGGAGGCACCGGGCGCCGACGCGGGCGGCCCGCCGAGGGTGCGAACGCCGACGCGGGCGCCGGGGTCTCCGAGGGCGCCGTCATGACGGCGGCCGAGCACGCGGCGGGCACCGCGGCGTCGGGTACGGGACTCGGCGGCACCGTGCCGCCGCAGGGCGTGCCCGTGCCGGCCCCGGCCCCGGCCCCCGCCCCGCAGCCGCAGCCGCAGCCTCAGCAGCACGCGCTGCCGCCGGCCCTGCCCGCGGTCGCGTCCACCGACACCGACGAGGGGCAGCCGACGGGGCGCCGACGCCGTGCCCTGGCCGCCGCGTCGGAGCGCGCCGCCGCGGCGGAGGCGGGGCCGCGCGCGGTCTTCGCCCTGCCGCCGGCACAGGCGGACCGTCCGGCGGAGGGCCAGCCCGGGGCCGTGCCGGGAGCCGTACCCGGAGCCGTGCCCGGGGCTTCCGCGCCGCTTCCGGCACAAGCGCAGGCACAGGCGCAGGCACCGGCCGCGGCCGCGCAGCCGCAGATCCCGGCGCAGGCCGCCCCGATGCCCGTACCGGCGGCGCAGATGCCCGTACCGGCGCAGATTCCGCCGGGTGCGCTGCCCATGCCCGGCCCGTCCGACGACGCCCGGATCGACCACGGCCGGCACGACGCCGCCGCGCCCGGACAAGCCGACGACCACACCCCGCCGCAGCCGCACCCCACCACCGCGCCGACCGGCCGCCGCCGTCGGGCGGTGGCCATGCCCGGGGAGGCGGCCGAGGCGACGGGCGCCGTGAGCGGTCCGACGGCGGTTCCGGCGCAGGCCCATGGCCAGGCGCCGACGCCGACGCAGGACGCCGTAGGACAGCCGGTCCCGGCCGGAACGGCCATGCCCGCGGCCCACCCCCTCCCCGCCGCGCAGCCCGCCCCCGTCCCGGCCCAGGGCCAGCCCCTGCCCGCCGAGGCACCGTCCGCGGCGACCCCCGCTCCCAAGCCCCCCACCTCCACCCCCAGCACCGGCACCCCCCTCCCTCCCGAGGCCGTCGCCGCGCCCCGGGTGGCCCAGCCGCTGCCCGCCGCCGCGCCGATGGACCCCAACTCCACGCAGGGCCGTGCCATAAGCGTGCGCACGCTGGGGCAGGGTGTCCCCTTCACCCGGCAGGCCGCGCAGGTGCAGCAGGCACAGCCGCAGGCCCAGGCCACCACGACTCCCGCCCCGCACTCCCCTTCCGGTTCCGGGCGCCGCCGCAAGCTGGGCACGCCCCCGGACCCGACCGCCACCGCCGCACCCCGCCAGGAACAGCCCTCGGCCCAGGCGCATCCCCAGACCGCCCGCCCCCACCCCTCGGCCGAGCAGCCCGTCGCCGTTCCGCCGCAGGCCCCGCTCCCGCCGCAGCCGTCCCTCGCCGGGCAGGCGCGGCTGGTGCCGGGCGGCCCCGCCACGGAGGGCGCCGGACGGTCGTACGCCATAGGCGCCCCGGACGAGAACGCGGCCGAGGGCCCGGAGCCGCTGGACGGTCCCGGCGGGGCCGTCGAGGTGGCGGATCCGCCGCGCCCGGTGCCGATGGACGACGAGCTGCCGCCCGAGCCGCTGGACAACCCGCGCCGGCTGCTGGTGTGGCCGGCGCCGGACGTCCCCACCCAGCAGGCGCTCAGCGACCGCGGCTACCGTCCCGTCATCGTGCACTCGCGCGAGGAGGTGGACGCGCAGATCGCCGCGTTCCCGGCGGCGCTGTTCGTGGACCCGCTGACCGGGCCGATCACCCGGACCGCGCTCCAGTCGCTGCGGCAGGCGGCGGTGGCCGCCGAGGTGCCGGTGATGGTGACGGCCGGGCTCGGACAGGCGACGCGCGAGGCGGCGTACGGCGCCGATCCCGCCGTTCTGCTGAAGGCGCTGGCGCCCCGGGACAGTGAGCAGCACCCGCCGCGGGTGCTGCTGGTCGAGGAGCACGCGGAGATCGCGCTCGCGCTGACCTCGACGCTGGAGCGGCGCGGGATGCAGGTGGCGCGGGCCGCGAGCGACGCGGACGCGGTGGCGCTGGCCGGGCAGTTGCGGCCGAACCTCGTGGTGATGGACCTGATGCAGGTGCACCGCGGACAGGCCGGGATCCTGGACTGGCTGCGCGCGAACGGGCAGCTCAACCGCACCCCGCTGGTCGTCTACACGGCGGCCGTGGACCCGGCGGACCTGCCCCGGCTGGCGTCGGGCGAGACGGTCCTCTTCCTGGCCGAGCGCTCCACCAGCGCCGAGGTGCAGAGCCGGATCGTGGACCTGCTGTCCCGGATCAGCACCAACTAG
- a CDS encoding TetR family transcriptional regulator, whose product MAATRDPDATRARIFDAAVAEFARYGVAGARVDRIAAAARANKQLIYAYYGNKAQLFSQVVGRCMVDLAAAVPVDPDDVEGWLDRLMDYHAAHPELLRLLYWEGIEYGSAELPDEPERQDHYAVKVAAVRDAQERGVISDAIPAPDLFFLLIALANWATVVPQMSRILTGETESDRARLRASVKEAARRLVGT is encoded by the coding sequence ATGGCAGCCACCAGGGACCCCGACGCGACCCGGGCGCGGATCTTCGACGCCGCGGTCGCCGAGTTCGCGCGGTACGGCGTCGCCGGCGCCCGCGTCGACCGCATCGCGGCCGCCGCCCGGGCGAACAAGCAGCTCATCTACGCCTACTACGGCAACAAGGCGCAGCTCTTCTCGCAGGTCGTCGGCCGCTGCATGGTGGATCTCGCCGCCGCCGTCCCCGTCGACCCGGACGACGTCGAGGGCTGGCTCGACCGGCTCATGGACTATCACGCCGCCCACCCCGAACTGCTGCGCCTCCTCTACTGGGAGGGCATCGAGTACGGCAGCGCCGAACTCCCCGACGAGCCGGAGCGCCAGGACCACTACGCCGTCAAGGTTGCCGCCGTCCGCGACGCCCAGGAGCGGGGCGTGATCTCCGACGCCATCCCCGCCCCCGACCTGTTCTTCCTGCTGATCGCACTGGCCAACTGGGCCACCGTCGTCCCCCAGATGAGCCGCATCCTGACCGGCGAGACGGAGTCCGACCGCGCCCGCCTGCGCGCCTCGGTCAAGGAGGCGGCACGGCGGCTGGTCGGGACCTAG
- a CDS encoding MFS transporter: MQTLSPTAERLPTRARRPDLLLVLIALCTAVTAANIYVAAPLLPLIAHDFGSAPSAVAWIASVAQFGYAAGLLFFAPLGDRVNRRRLVAVLSLVTSAALVAGAAAAGTTALAAAVLVASAATVVPQLLVPLVAERAPAHHRARHVAAVIAGLFTGIVAARVLGGLAGQAFGWRAVFVGAAVLTTLLGLLTAAALPAEARRPRDGGLFTGLRTMPGLVRRSPGLWRACVRQAGMYGAWSALWTSLALLLTGEAYGMSTATAGLFGLFGLAASVVAPLAGGLVDRFGAAKVVRGAYALAAVSVPLFWLGGQVVGALVVAAVAIHAALVASHVANQTLALTTTSAPATANSAYVVAGFAGGATASALAGLAYTHIGWGGVVAVAGAWLLLGWTTTAVRR, from the coding sequence ATGCAGACCCTGTCCCCCACCGCCGAGCGGCTCCCCACCCGGGCCCGGCGGCCGGATCTCCTGCTCGTCCTCATCGCCCTGTGCACCGCGGTCACGGCCGCCAACATCTATGTCGCGGCCCCGCTGCTCCCGCTCATCGCCCACGACTTCGGCTCCGCGCCCTCGGCCGTGGCCTGGATCGCCTCGGTCGCCCAGTTCGGCTACGCGGCCGGGCTGCTGTTCTTCGCCCCGCTCGGCGACCGCGTGAACCGGCGCCGGCTGGTCGCCGTGCTCTCGCTGGTCACCTCGGCCGCGCTGGTCGCGGGCGCCGCGGCGGCCGGCACCACCGCGCTCGCGGCCGCCGTGCTCGTCGCCTCCGCCGCGACCGTCGTCCCGCAGCTCCTGGTTCCGCTGGTCGCCGAACGCGCCCCGGCGCACCACCGGGCACGCCATGTCGCCGCCGTCATCGCCGGGCTGTTCACCGGCATCGTCGCCGCCCGGGTGCTCGGCGGTCTCGCCGGGCAGGCGTTCGGCTGGCGGGCGGTGTTCGTGGGCGCGGCCGTGCTCACGACCCTGCTCGGCCTGCTGACGGCGGCCGCGCTCCCGGCCGAGGCCCGGCGCCCTCGCGACGGCGGGCTCTTCACCGGTCTGCGCACCATGCCGGGACTGGTGCGCCGCTCCCCCGGCCTGTGGCGGGCCTGCGTGCGGCAGGCGGGGATGTACGGCGCCTGGAGCGCGCTGTGGACCTCGCTGGCCCTGCTGCTGACGGGCGAGGCGTACGGCATGTCCACCGCGACCGCCGGGCTGTTCGGCCTCTTCGGGCTGGCGGCGAGCGTGGTGGCGCCGCTGGCGGGCGGGCTGGTCGACCGGTTCGGCGCGGCGAAGGTGGTCCGCGGGGCGTACGCGCTGGCCGCCGTGTCGGTGCCGTTGTTCTGGCTGGGCGGTCAGGTGGTCGGGGCGCTCGTGGTGGCCGCCGTCGCGATCCACGCGGCGCTGGTCGCCTCCCATGTCGCCAACCAGACCCTGGCCCTGACCACCACCTCCGCACCGGCCACCGCCAACAGCGCGTACGTCGTGGCGGGCTTCGCGGGCGGCGCCACCGCCTCGGCCCTGGCGGGCCTCGCCTACACCCACATCGGCTGGGGCGGGGTCGTCGCGGTGGCGGGCGCGTGGCTGCTGCTGGGCTGGACGACCACGGCCGTACGACGGTGA
- a CDS encoding long-chain fatty acid--CoA ligase — translation MSPPWEDAVLSTMQDVPLLISRILTHGSKIHGTSQVTTWTGEGEAHRRSFAEIGDRAAQLAHALRDDLGVSGDDRVATLMWNNAEHVEAYFAIPAMGAVLHTLNLRLPPEQLAWIVNHAADKVVIANGSLLPLLAPLLPHLKTVEHVVVSGPGDRSLLDGVAPRVHEYEDLIAGKPTAYDWPELDERTAAAMCYTSGTTGDPKGVVYSHRSIYLHSMQVNMAESMSLTDQDTSLVVVPQFHVNAWGLPHATFMTGVNMLMPDRFLQPAPLAEMIEAERPTHAAAVPTIWQGLLAELTAKPRDVSSLGQVTIGGSACPPSLMTAFDELGMRVCHAWGMTETSPLGTVARPPAHAVGTDEEFGYRLTQGRFPAGVEARLTGPGGERLPWDGESAGELEVRGAWIAGAYYNGPDAEPLRPADKFSEDGWLKTGDVGIISPDGFLTLTDRAKDVIKSGGEWISSVELENALMAHPAVAEAAVVAVPDDRWGERPLATVVLKEGAAADFETLRTFLAEEGRIAKWQLPERWTIVTAVPKTSVGKFDKKVLRRQYAEGELDVTRL, via the coding sequence ATGTCGCCGCCCTGGGAGGACGCCGTGCTGAGCACCATGCAGGACGTACCACTGCTGATCTCGAGGATCCTCACCCACGGGTCGAAGATCCACGGCACATCGCAGGTGACCACCTGGACGGGCGAGGGCGAGGCCCACCGCCGCTCCTTCGCGGAGATCGGCGACCGCGCGGCCCAGCTCGCGCACGCGCTGCGCGACGACCTCGGGGTGAGCGGCGACGACCGGGTCGCCACCTTGATGTGGAACAACGCCGAGCACGTCGAGGCGTACTTCGCGATCCCCGCCATGGGCGCCGTCCTGCACACCCTGAACCTGCGGCTGCCCCCCGAGCAGCTCGCGTGGATCGTCAACCACGCCGCCGACAAGGTGGTCATAGCCAACGGCTCCCTGCTGCCGCTGCTCGCCCCGCTGCTCCCGCACCTCAAGACGGTCGAGCACGTCGTCGTCTCCGGCCCCGGCGACCGCTCCCTCCTGGACGGCGTCGCCCCGCGGGTCCACGAGTACGAGGACCTGATCGCCGGCAAGCCCACCGCCTACGACTGGCCCGAGCTGGACGAACGCACGGCCGCCGCCATGTGTTACACCTCCGGCACCACCGGCGACCCCAAGGGCGTGGTCTACAGCCACCGCTCGATCTACCTGCACTCCATGCAGGTCAACATGGCCGAGTCGATGAGCCTCACCGACCAGGACACCTCCCTGGTCGTGGTCCCGCAGTTCCACGTGAACGCCTGGGGCCTGCCGCACGCCACCTTCATGACAGGCGTGAACATGCTGATGCCGGACCGCTTCCTCCAGCCCGCGCCGCTCGCCGAGATGATCGAGGCGGAGCGGCCCACCCACGCGGCCGCCGTCCCCACCATCTGGCAGGGCCTGCTCGCCGAGCTGACCGCCAAGCCGCGGGACGTCTCCTCGCTGGGCCAGGTCACCATCGGCGGCTCGGCCTGTCCGCCCTCCCTGATGACCGCCTTCGACGAGCTGGGCATGCGGGTCTGCCACGCCTGGGGCATGACGGAGACCTCCCCGCTCGGCACCGTCGCCCGCCCTCCGGCCCACGCGGTCGGCACGGACGAGGAGTTCGGCTACCGCCTCACCCAGGGCCGCTTCCCGGCCGGCGTCGAGGCCCGCCTCACCGGCCCCGGCGGCGAACGCCTCCCCTGGGACGGCGAGTCCGCGGGTGAGCTGGAGGTGCGCGGCGCCTGGATCGCCGGCGCCTACTACAACGGCCCCGACGCCGAACCCCTGCGCCCCGCCGACAAGTTCAGCGAGGACGGCTGGCTCAAGACCGGTGACGTCGGCATCATCTCCCCCGATGGCTTCCTCACCCTCACCGACCGCGCCAAGGACGTCATCAAGTCCGGCGGCGAGTGGATCTCGTCGGTGGAGCTGGAGAACGCGCTGATGGCCCACCCGGCCGTCGCCGAGGCGGCCGTCGTCGCCGTCCCCGACGACAGGTGGGGCGAGCGCCCGCTGGCCACGGTCGTCCTCAAGGAGGGCGCCGCCGCCGACTTCGAGACGCTGCGCACCTTCCTCGCCGAGGAGGGCCGCATCGCCAAGTGGCAGCTCCCCGAGCGCTGGACGATCGTCACGGCGGTCCCGAAGACCAGCGTCGGCAAGTTCGACAAGAAGGTGCTACGCCGCCAGTACGCCGAGGGCGAGCTGGACGTCACCCGGCTCTGA
- a CDS encoding SigE family RNA polymerase sigma factor, with translation MTTPVCTSASNGRTRPSSYPSFTSYVRARQPVLLRTARSLTANPSDAEDLLQTALTKTYVAWERIEDHRALDGYVRRALVNTRTSQWRKRKVDEFVCDEPPEPEPQAGADDPAERQALRDAMWRAIMKLPARQRAMVVLRYYEDLSEAQTAEVLGVSVGTVKSAVSRALGKLREDSELGLVRR, from the coding sequence ATGACCACACCCGTCTGCACCAGCGCTTCGAACGGCAGGACGCGGCCCTCCTCGTACCCGTCGTTCACGTCGTACGTGAGAGCCCGCCAGCCGGTGCTGCTGCGCACCGCCCGGTCGCTGACCGCGAACCCGAGCGACGCGGAGGACCTGCTCCAGACCGCCCTCACCAAGACGTACGTGGCGTGGGAGCGGATCGAGGACCACCGGGCGCTGGACGGCTACGTCCGCCGCGCGCTGGTGAACACCCGCACCTCGCAGTGGCGCAAGCGCAAGGTCGACGAGTTCGTCTGCGACGAGCCGCCGGAGCCCGAGCCGCAGGCCGGCGCCGACGACCCGGCTGAGCGGCAGGCGCTGCGCGACGCGATGTGGCGGGCGATCATGAAGCTGCCCGCCCGGCAGCGGGCGATGGTCGTCCTCAGGTACTACGAGGATCTCAGTGAGGCCCAGACGGCCGAGGTGCTCGGCGTCTCCGTCGGCACCGTGAAGTCGGCCGTCTCGCGAGCCCTCGGCAAGCTCCGCGAGGACTCTGAGCTGGGGCTTGTCCGCCGGTGA